A window of the Mucilaginibacter sp. cycad4 genome harbors these coding sequences:
- the gldM gene encoding gliding motility protein GldM codes for MAIAGKETTRQKMINIMYLVLLAMLALNVSSSILDAFKTINDSLTASAANVGNSVQQLFTAFEQTRLKESPERAAPIYQKAKAAQRVSAELNDLITKIKNELITQSSGYDELTGDLKERDNLDIGYNVMINKKRAKALKEKINDIREKLKLLLGKEDSSSVSFTLNANDPVKHNGSAKTWEELNFGEGVPVTADFTILSKIQADNKNAESEVVKKILGKMDRAIVNLDKFEAVAVAPTSYLIQGQPYKAQVFLTAYDSRSTPQMEVGGSPISVTDGRGVYNASTDREGVFSWKGTIKVKQTDGSIKTYTTPEQQYMVARPSAVVSPDKMNVFYIGVDNPVSVSVPGIPSKNIRIGISAGSLNGTSGKYVARVTSPGMVTVTVSAEIFPGKTEVLSRTQFRAKRIPDPIAKFSGRSGGGVPTVALKAQDAIYATLDNFDFDARFKITRFSLIIANPRESASVQVTSGNALSNEMQASLSSIKPGSHVIFDNIIAVGPDGAPRQLAPVALTAN; via the coding sequence ATGGCTATTGCAGGAAAGGAAACTACCAGGCAAAAAATGATCAATATCATGTACCTGGTACTGTTGGCAATGCTGGCGTTAAATGTATCTTCATCTATTTTAGATGCCTTTAAAACCATCAACGATAGCTTAACTGCTTCGGCGGCTAACGTTGGTAATTCGGTGCAGCAATTGTTTACAGCATTTGAACAAACCCGGCTTAAGGAATCGCCCGAAAGGGCGGCCCCGATCTATCAAAAGGCAAAAGCGGCCCAACGGGTAAGTGCGGAGTTAAACGACCTCATTACGAAGATCAAAAATGAGCTGATCACTCAAAGCTCGGGCTATGATGAGCTTACCGGCGATTTAAAGGAGCGGGACAACCTCGATATTGGTTACAATGTGATGATCAACAAAAAACGGGCTAAGGCGCTCAAAGAAAAGATCAATGATATCCGCGAAAAGCTGAAACTGTTGCTTGGTAAAGAGGATAGCAGTTCCGTGTCATTTACATTGAATGCTAATGATCCTGTTAAACACAACGGAAGCGCTAAAACCTGGGAGGAATTGAATTTTGGTGAAGGTGTGCCGGTGACGGCCGATTTTACCATACTTTCAAAAATACAGGCTGATAACAAAAATGCCGAATCGGAGGTAGTGAAAAAGATCCTGGGTAAAATGGACAGGGCTATCGTGAACCTGGATAAGTTTGAAGCAGTAGCCGTAGCGCCAACTTCATATCTCATCCAGGGGCAGCCTTACAAGGCACAGGTTTTTTTAACCGCCTATGATTCCCGCTCAACTCCGCAAATGGAAGTTGGAGGCAGCCCGATCAGTGTTACCGATGGCAGGGGCGTATATAATGCTTCAACCGACAGGGAAGGTGTTTTTAGCTGGAAGGGTACCATCAAAGTAAAACAAACAGACGGGAGCATAAAAACCTACACCACGCCCGAGCAGCAATATATGGTTGCCCGGCCATCGGCAGTGGTGTCGCCCGATAAAATGAATGTTTTTTATATCGGCGTAGATAATCCGGTATCCGTTTCGGTGCCCGGAATCCCGTCAAAAAATATCAGGATAGGTATTTCTGCGGGTTCGTTAAACGGAACTTCCGGTAAGTATGTGGCGAGGGTAACCAGTCCGGGTATGGTAACTGTAACGGTATCGGCCGAGATCTTTCCCGGTAAAACAGAGGTGCTGAGCCGTACGCAGTTCAGGGCTAAACGGATCCCTGACCCCATCGCCAAATTTTCGGGCAGATCAGGCGGGGGAGTACCAACCGTAGCTCTAAAAGCTCAGGACGCCATTTACGCCACACTGGACAATTTTGACTTTGATGCACGTTTTAAAATAACCCGCTTCAGTTTGATCATTGCCAACCCGCGCGAAAGCGCATCGGTTCAGGTTACTTCGGGGAATGCTTTAAGCAACGAAATGCAGGCTTCGCTCAGCAGTATCAAACCGGGCTCGCATGTGATTTTTGATAACATTATTGCGGTTGGCCCGGATGGTGCCCCACGGCAGTTGGCGCCGGTGGCTTTAACCGCTAATTAG
- a CDS encoding tetratricopeptide repeat protein, with protein MEILKKTFIAIFLFVFAAQLQAQTNAVLQKAFHNSYTNELNKNYVAAIADIYPYYSENNYEITIRLGWLHYLNKNYTASQTYYQKAVNLKPGAIEAKFGYVKPLSFLQSWDKVLEQYLAILKIDPQNTQANYWGGVIYYNRKQYEPAIKLFRAVVTLYPFDYDGNHMLAWSMLMAGKKAEAKPFFEKALIIKPADASSTDGLARCN; from the coding sequence ATGGAAATTTTAAAGAAGACATTTATTGCCATTTTTTTATTTGTATTTGCAGCACAATTGCAGGCACAAACAAATGCGGTGCTTCAAAAAGCTTTTCACAACAGTTATACCAATGAATTAAATAAAAACTACGTTGCAGCCATTGCCGATATTTATCCCTACTATTCGGAAAATAACTATGAGATAACCATCAGGCTGGGCTGGCTCCATTACCTCAATAAAAACTACACGGCCTCGCAAACTTATTATCAAAAAGCGGTTAACCTCAAACCCGGCGCTATCGAGGCCAAATTTGGTTATGTAAAGCCCCTCTCCTTTTTGCAAAGCTGGGATAAGGTACTGGAGCAATATCTCGCTATCCTTAAAATCGACCCTCAAAACACCCAGGCAAATTATTGGGGCGGCGTAATTTATTATAACCGCAAACAATATGAGCCAGCCATCAAGCTTTTCAGAGCGGTAGTAACCCTTTACCCATTTGATTACGATGGCAACCACATGCTGGCCTGGTCAATGCTCATGGCCGGAAAAAAAGCAGAAGCAAAACCTTTTTTTGAAAAAGCACTCATCATTAAACCTGCCGATGCTTCAAGTACTGATGGACTGGCCCGGTGTAATTGA
- a CDS encoding urea transporter: MKQIPAFIKTVINSYSVLFFSQNRVLGIILLLVSFFNPVSGFAGLGCVVFSLLITKLLKQDGEHYRAGIYSFNSLLLGIAFGAFFQVNLIFISWLPVACFMVVLATIIISRRMEKAGLPILSLPFILIFWLVSLASNSIFNTGILQKSSSLLEEIYTGPGNLAGAEGYLATALPKLLSLFFRSLSAVLFQHNIIAGILIALGILVHSRIAFSLLIISFLTACGLNGITHTYPEGISYYHLGANLMMASMAIGSFFTIPSLRSYLLAILCIPLGFVLINALTTLMALHALPIFSLPFCVLNISLLYFLILIGHHPKLQLTTAQHYSPEKNLYHVLNLQNRLNDLKYIRLSLPFMGYWTVSQGYNGAITHKGEWGQALDFVITDDEQKTFQYPGTLPEHFYCFNKPVLACGDGVVELVVNHVEDNDISEENLKENWGNTVVIRHAEGLYSKLSHLKKNSIKVKPGDTVKQGDLLGFCGNSGRSPEPHLHFQLQATPYIGSKTLSYPFAYYFNKKDNQNSLESYTVPNENELISNPEINVSLKKAFDLQPGFVAKLIAENGATEEWEIFKDALNQSYIYSKTTGAVAYFINNGTMFYFTSFYGDKTSLLHYFYIAAYKVIFNDAGYIQASDEFPVSLTSNKLLLWLQDFTAPFYRFIGVKYKSGIQVKKAGLNIVSKQYQEIAGKTIPLAESTVFVDHGSLQAFIININGKHIEAQWSTEN; the protein is encoded by the coding sequence GTGAAGCAAATTCCAGCATTCATAAAAACCGTCATCAATTCCTATTCGGTGCTGTTTTTTTCGCAAAACCGGGTATTGGGGATTATTTTGCTGCTGGTATCATTCTTCAACCCGGTATCAGGCTTTGCCGGCCTGGGCTGTGTCGTTTTTTCTTTACTGATAACAAAACTACTAAAACAGGATGGCGAGCATTACCGTGCCGGAATCTACAGTTTCAATAGTTTATTACTGGGGATAGCATTTGGTGCTTTTTTTCAGGTTAACCTTATTTTTATAAGCTGGCTCCCGGTTGCCTGCTTCATGGTAGTCCTCGCCACTATCATTATATCAAGGCGTATGGAGAAAGCCGGCCTGCCAATACTCTCACTGCCGTTTATACTTATATTTTGGCTTGTATCGCTTGCATCTAACAGCATTTTCAACACAGGTATTTTGCAAAAAAGCAGTTCCCTGCTCGAGGAAATTTACACCGGTCCGGGTAACCTTGCCGGGGCCGAAGGTTATCTTGCTACTGCGTTACCGAAACTGTTAAGCTTATTTTTTCGCTCATTAAGTGCGGTTCTGTTTCAGCATAATATTATAGCGGGAATACTTATTGCCTTGGGGATCCTTGTACATTCGCGCATAGCATTCAGCCTGCTTATTATTAGCTTTTTAACTGCCTGTGGCTTAAACGGTATCACACACACTTATCCCGAAGGTATCAGCTATTACCATTTGGGCGCCAATTTAATGATGGCGTCCATGGCAATCGGGAGCTTTTTTACCATCCCTTCGTTACGCTCTTACCTGCTGGCAATTCTTTGTATTCCATTAGGCTTTGTGCTCATTAATGCGCTTACAACGCTCATGGCCCTGCATGCACTGCCTATTTTTTCGTTACCGTTTTGTGTGCTTAATATCAGCCTTCTTTATTTTTTAATACTGATTGGCCATCACCCCAAATTGCAGCTCACCACAGCACAACATTACTCACCCGAAAAAAACCTTTATCATGTTTTGAACCTGCAAAACAGGCTCAACGATCTGAAATACATCAGGCTCAGTTTGCCATTTATGGGGTACTGGACAGTATCGCAGGGTTATAATGGGGCTATTACCCACAAAGGCGAATGGGGCCAGGCGCTTGATTTTGTGATCACCGACGATGAACAAAAAACGTTTCAATATCCCGGCACCCTTCCCGAGCATTTCTATTGTTTTAACAAACCGGTACTGGCCTGCGGCGATGGCGTTGTTGAACTGGTAGTAAACCACGTAGAAGATAACGACATAAGCGAAGAAAACCTGAAGGAAAATTGGGGCAATACGGTAGTGATCCGCCATGCTGAGGGGCTTTATTCCAAACTTTCGCACCTCAAAAAAAACTCCATAAAGGTTAAACCAGGCGATACTGTTAAGCAAGGTGACCTGCTGGGGTTCTGCGGTAATTCGGGCCGGTCACCCGAGCCGCATTTGCATTTTCAGTTGCAGGCAACGCCTTATATCGGCTCCAAAACATTGTCCTATCCATTTGCTTATTATTTTAACAAAAAGGACAATCAAAACAGCCTCGAAAGCTACACTGTTCCTAATGAAAATGAGCTGATAAGTAATCCGGAGATAAATGTATCGCTCAAAAAAGCATTTGACCTTCAACCCGGTTTTGTAGCTAAACTAATAGCCGAAAATGGTGCAACCGAAGAGTGGGAAATTTTCAAAGATGCTTTGAACCAGTCTTACATTTACAGCAAAACAACCGGCGCCGTTGCTTATTTTATCAATAACGGTACTATGTTTTACTTCACCAGTTTTTATGGCGATAAAACATCATTGCTCCACTATTTTTATATTGCTGCCTATAAAGTTATTTTTAACGATGCAGGGTACATCCAGGCAAGCGATGAGTTTCCTGTATCGCTCACCAGCAATAAACTATTGCTTTGGCTGCAGGATTTTACCGCACCGTTTTACCGGTTCATCGGGGTAAAATACAAAAGCGGCATCCAGGTAAAAAAAGCAGGATTAAACATTGTATCCAAACAATACCAGGAAATTGCAGGTAAAACAATACCACTTGCCGAATCAACAGTTTTTGTAGATCATGGCAGCCTGCAAGCCTTCATCATAAATATAAACGGTAAGCATATTGAAGCACAATGGAGTACAGAAAATTAA
- a CDS encoding SUMF1/EgtB/PvdO family nonheme iron enzyme, translating into MRSSVPITGLLLLMLSACQPSIYNTPRTRAVSVKRLIPPQGMVYIPSGTFMYKMLNDDKAEQRKVSVSAFFIDKTEVTNKQYQAFVNWVADSVAITDYLHDDSFFMPATGATVGSTGKEQRLIDWSKVNKISPLWKKAPPEVKEKLAPMMTMINGVRVPNPELVVYRFYYIRMDGVKNNEYMMDTVSVYPHEAVWSADFPNAQMTVMDANYFTNKIYEYNPVVGVTWKQARAYADWRGTQLRLMIKNNPNLRNFKLSFSLPTEAQWQFAAEAKPNPNDTTDHTVKTTIDRATGKEQLSLNFKQGEGSYASDGSTFTLPVTSYTPNAFGIYNMAGNVSEWTLDAYSPSSSQLVNDLNPALLYDATSKDAMLMRRKVVRGGSWKDNGEMLNTDTRSFEDQEAAHSYIGFRCVMSAFELTGEQVKTRKYTKK; encoded by the coding sequence ATGAGATCGTCTGTTCCAATAACAGGATTGCTGCTGCTGATGCTCAGCGCCTGCCAGCCAAGTATTTATAATACACCCAGAACACGCGCTGTTTCTGTAAAACGGCTTATCCCACCGCAAGGGATGGTTTACATTCCGTCGGGAACGTTCATGTATAAAATGCTGAACGATGACAAGGCCGAACAACGCAAGGTAAGCGTTAGCGCCTTTTTTATTGATAAAACCGAGGTAACCAACAAGCAGTACCAGGCTTTTGTAAACTGGGTTGCCGATTCGGTAGCCATTACCGACTATCTCCATGACGATTCCTTTTTTATGCCCGCAACAGGCGCAACCGTAGGAAGTACAGGTAAAGAACAAAGGCTGATAGATTGGAGCAAGGTTAACAAGATTTCCCCCCTCTGGAAAAAGGCCCCGCCCGAAGTTAAAGAGAAGCTGGCTCCGATGATGACGATGATTAACGGCGTGCGGGTGCCTAATCCGGAGCTTGTTGTTTACCGGTTTTACTACATCAGGATGGATGGGGTTAAAAACAATGAGTACATGATGGATACTGTAAGTGTTTATCCTCATGAGGCGGTATGGTCGGCAGATTTTCCTAATGCCCAAATGACGGTTATGGATGCCAATTACTTCACCAACAAGATCTACGAGTACAATCCGGTAGTTGGCGTAACCTGGAAACAGGCCAGGGCTTATGCCGACTGGCGTGGTACCCAGCTCAGGCTCATGATCAAGAACAATCCCAACCTGCGCAATTTCAAACTTAGCTTTAGTTTGCCTACCGAAGCGCAATGGCAATTTGCTGCTGAAGCAAAGCCGAACCCTAATGATACTACCGATCATACGGTGAAAACTACCATTGATAGGGCAACAGGCAAGGAGCAGCTTTCGCTCAATTTTAAACAGGGCGAGGGCAGTTACGCCAGCGATGGATCGACATTTACACTTCCCGTTACTTCGTATACGCCCAACGCTTTCGGTATTTATAACATGGCGGGCAATGTATCTGAGTGGACACTTGATGCCTACAGTCCTTCTTCATCACAACTGGTGAACGACCTTAACCCGGCTTTGCTGTACGATGCAACCAGTAAGGATGCCATGCTGATGCGCCGAAAGGTAGTGCGCGGGGGATCATGGAAAGACAATGGCGAAATGCTGAATACAGACACCCGTAGTTTTGAAGACCAGGAGGCCGCTCATTCCTACATAGGCTTCCGCTGCGTAATGTCTGCCTTTGAACTCACCGGCGAGCAGGTTAAAACCAGGAAATACACTAAAAAGTAA
- the gldL gene encoding gliding motility protein GldL, with translation MKKIKINWLHVAISWGASIVILGAMFKINHWGGQAGTYMIGLGLTVEAMLFFTLGFFPPAQEPEWERVYPELAVDYEGGPVNKSRMMPVAGGQTAALDKLLTDADLNELSISRLGEGLKVFAEKVDRINTIADVSLGTDEFSVKLKQAASKFDLFGIAFERATSGLSAMADSRADTNAYQLQVAKLTGNLVQLNALYESELKGADENLKQVNNFYHGLSKTLQNLNESADDSRQFKDEVNKLAKNISALNVFYANMLSAMNQPRV, from the coding sequence ATGAAAAAGATCAAAATTAACTGGCTGCACGTAGCCATATCATGGGGCGCCAGTATCGTAATCCTTGGTGCTATGTTTAAAATTAACCACTGGGGAGGCCAGGCCGGTACTTATATGATAGGCTTAGGACTTACAGTTGAGGCCATGCTGTTTTTTACTCTCGGTTTTTTCCCGCCGGCACAGGAGCCCGAATGGGAAAGGGTATACCCCGAACTGGCTGTTGATTATGAGGGAGGGCCGGTAAATAAGTCGCGGATGATGCCTGTAGCAGGGGGCCAAACCGCTGCGCTTGATAAGCTTTTAACTGATGCTGACCTGAACGAGCTAAGCATCAGCAGGCTTGGTGAAGGCTTGAAAGTGTTTGCCGAAAAGGTTGACCGTATCAATACCATTGCCGATGTTTCATTAGGTACCGATGAGTTTTCGGTAAAGCTAAAGCAGGCGGCTTCTAAATTCGATTTGTTTGGGATAGCTTTTGAGCGGGCTACATCGGGCCTGTCGGCTATGGCTGATAGCCGGGCCGATACCAACGCCTACCAGTTACAGGTGGCAAAGCTTACCGGTAACCTGGTACAGCTCAATGCCCTTTACGAGTCGGAACTGAAGGGGGCCGATGAAAACCTGAAACAGGTAAATAATTTTTACCACGGGCTAAGCAAAACGCTGCAAAACCTCAATGAATCGGCCGATGACAGCAGGCAGTTTAAGGACGAGGTTAACAAACTGGCCAAAAATATATCGGCACTGAACGTTTTTTATGCCAATATGCTTTCGGCGATGAACCAGCCGCGTGTGTAA
- a CDS encoding PepSY-like domain-containing protein — protein MKSFYASLLMLGTIIGLASCKKENASKSASASVSSSTISSTGAIAISLASGTTTDSVYMVGCYGKHDKIDTVAFSALPTAIGTYLTTNYSGYTFKKAYTIDSASIVVNYIVVIKYNSALVGLKFTAAGTFVSTLEQREGRDLKGPGWHLGGPFDNRDGKHRDTVAISALPTAVSSYFSTTYPTDTLLHASVTPDNVYILISKNGVLYSTAVTAAGKLVKRVQIEKHYLKHAAVTEANLPAAITTYLTTTYPGYVFDKAFSESSGGTLQGYVVFITSNSTKYAILFNASGTFVKALPIH, from the coding sequence ATGAAATCCTTTTACGCTTCACTATTGATGCTGGGCACAATAATTGGCCTGGCATCATGCAAAAAGGAGAACGCTTCAAAATCAGCTTCGGCCAGCGTTTCTTCATCAACCATTAGCTCAACGGGTGCCATAGCTATCAGCCTTGCATCCGGAACCACAACAGACAGTGTTTACATGGTTGGCTGCTACGGCAAACATGACAAAATAGACACCGTTGCTTTTAGCGCATTGCCTACCGCCATTGGCACCTATTTAACAACCAATTACAGTGGCTATACATTCAAAAAAGCTTACACTATTGACAGCGCCAGCATAGTTGTTAACTACATTGTGGTGATCAAGTACAACAGTGCCCTGGTTGGCCTTAAGTTTACTGCCGCCGGTACGTTTGTAAGCACCCTTGAGCAACGCGAAGGCCGGGACCTTAAAGGACCGGGATGGCACCTGGGCGGCCCATTTGACAACCGTGACGGTAAACACCGCGACACTGTTGCTATTTCGGCCCTTCCTACTGCCGTTAGCAGTTATTTTTCAACCACTTATCCAACCGATACCTTACTGCATGCATCTGTTACACCTGATAATGTGTACATATTGATCAGCAAAAATGGTGTACTGTACTCAACTGCCGTAACTGCCGCTGGCAAACTGGTTAAACGTGTTCAGATAGAGAAACACTATTTGAAACACGCTGCTGTAACCGAAGCCAATCTGCCGGCCGCTATTACCACTTACCTAACCACTACCTACCCTGGTTATGTATTTGATAAAGCATTTTCAGAAAGCTCTGGCGGCACCTTACAAGGTTACGTTGTGTTCATTACATCCAACAGTACCAAATACGCTATACTTTTTAACGCATCAGGTACATTTGTTAAAGCCCTGCCTATCCACTAA
- a CDS encoding family 43 glycosylhydrolase, with translation MRKFQLTVFLSWCLCVAALTGYSQQSAIAPGNGNPIIPGYFADPTVRKFGDTYYIYATTDGNGGGHGPSQVWTSKDFVNWSMHDMNWPTSNYYWAPDVINGNDGKYYMYYCQPVDIYGASSTSPTGPWTPLLPDGKSMIPNYFIPRVITLDGQTFKDDDGKIYMFWGAWGIYPDHGCGVGLLNADMHTFAKTAKIPNTIAKDFFEAPFMFKRKGIYYFTYSSGLCEDSTYRVQYAISKTGPMGPFEFGKNNPVLSTNSDGTIHGPGHESVVQVGDDFYMVYHRHNNPHSNGGYHRQVCADKIVFDVDGNIEKIIPTHLGVGLLGESTIKSPDEAYQKKVTASSFYNENYKPSFAVDNNNGTLWKPADNGRAPAWLTIDLGVVKTVQQVLTQFEYATWYYQYLIESSVDGKSWTAFSDRRSNKQHGSPMVDSGNTKARYIRLTITGTEYPGLYKAVWNVKVYSERVATEDVILASKKEISKSVTPKEKSGLLVNLDADKFQAGEAVANWTNNGTLGGDFEASGKLPVVDIIAGKKALVFNGTQVLESSAGVPRSLTGNNSYTVSYLVYADKIKDEDPVLSWTNGESDHRSATFGFGSNRTAGAVQHFGVSDFQYKTMPNAGKWHQVVVTFDGSFEKLFVDGELNNKENKMLFLQRADKFIIGAKTNRSAYFSGAISSIKIYDSALPDSVIKQSALHLAKSDVVVYLDASKLNYGQVQKWANNGDAGGAFQPADEKAPEVNDVAGKIAVNFNGKQSLVFNNDLTAAMNNRGDYSLALSVYQSTSTQNGAILKSQSIARSFITAGKYLGAGQWHYIIKTVSGSITKQYVDGVLVPTDGKAVNLTGSLLLGDGFRGAIGSLVVYKHSLSPTEVKLLSQGWKQNYHSPVNGALTFKSAPKAITPTMVDMQAPEYTSVKSNLQYDFINEVDCNKSSGWQADPHYISYGLTADKNYSYSFKVKDNHGNVSSKTAALPVSTSSSSFNVITDGFTVNKDFVADGTVGTIWSGLIGGGDKQEGKVFGSDNALTLESKGSNWDGNLPYGPFLYSNVSGDFVAEVEVSDVSGLKEKKVAGNSDMGLMVRKAGQPGTEGSENLIQNSIFPAWNCGNMLTNFKTGDRMQTNTQAGWNYNRHLQIQKSGDLFYIRSSSDGIHWADLPGSPVVRPDLNGSELQIGLYHSTYGPHRSYVKFSNFKLITRK, from the coding sequence ATGCGTAAATTTCAGTTAACGGTATTTCTTTCATGGTGTTTATGTGTGGCAGCACTAACCGGCTATTCGCAGCAGTCGGCCATAGCTCCGGGTAATGGCAATCCCATTATTCCCGGTTACTTTGCCGACCCTACCGTGAGGAAATTTGGTGATACCTATTACATTTACGCAACTACTGATGGTAACGGCGGCGGGCATGGCCCTTCGCAGGTGTGGACATCCAAAGATTTTGTGAACTGGAGCATGCACGATATGAACTGGCCAACCTCCAATTACTATTGGGCCCCCGATGTTATCAACGGAAATGATGGAAAGTATTACATGTATTACTGCCAGCCGGTTGATATCTATGGCGCGTCATCCACAAGCCCAACAGGGCCCTGGACGCCGCTGCTGCCCGATGGCAAATCAATGATACCCAATTATTTTATTCCCAGGGTGATTACGCTGGATGGGCAAACTTTTAAAGATGACGACGGCAAAATTTATATGTTTTGGGGGGCCTGGGGTATCTACCCCGATCATGGTTGCGGCGTAGGTTTGCTAAACGCAGATATGCACACCTTCGCTAAAACGGCAAAGATCCCCAATACCATTGCCAAAGATTTTTTTGAAGCGCCTTTCATGTTTAAACGAAAGGGGATTTATTATTTCACCTATTCATCGGGGCTTTGCGAAGACTCCACCTACCGGGTGCAATACGCCATCAGCAAAACAGGGCCTATGGGGCCATTTGAGTTTGGCAAAAACAATCCCGTGTTGAGCACTAATAGTGACGGAACTATCCACGGGCCGGGGCATGAGTCGGTGGTGCAGGTTGGGGATGATTTTTATATGGTATATCACCGGCACAATAACCCGCACTCCAACGGGGGCTATCACCGGCAGGTTTGCGCGGATAAGATCGTTTTTGATGTTGATGGTAATATAGAAAAGATCATTCCCACGCATCTTGGCGTAGGCTTGTTAGGCGAGAGTACCATAAAATCCCCCGATGAAGCTTATCAGAAAAAAGTTACCGCTTCTTCTTTTTATAATGAAAATTATAAACCCTCATTTGCGGTTGATAACAACAATGGTACCTTATGGAAACCGGCCGATAACGGTCGTGCCCCGGCGTGGCTTACTATTGACCTTGGCGTGGTAAAAACGGTACAACAGGTTTTAACACAGTTTGAATACGCAACCTGGTATTATCAATACCTGATCGAATCATCAGTAGATGGAAAAAGTTGGACAGCATTTTCAGATCGCCGAAGCAACAAGCAACATGGCTCGCCGATGGTGGATTCCGGGAATACCAAAGCCCGGTATATCCGCCTCACCATAACCGGGACCGAGTATCCCGGTTTGTATAAGGCTGTGTGGAATGTAAAAGTATACAGCGAACGGGTAGCAACCGAGGATGTGATTTTGGCCAGTAAAAAGGAAATATCAAAAAGTGTAACTCCAAAAGAAAAAAGTGGTTTATTAGTGAACCTGGATGCCGATAAGTTCCAGGCGGGGGAAGCTGTAGCTAATTGGACCAACAATGGAACATTAGGAGGGGATTTTGAAGCAAGCGGCAAACTTCCGGTTGTTGATATCATAGCAGGTAAAAAAGCATTGGTATTTAATGGCACCCAAGTGCTTGAATCGTCTGCCGGTGTACCACGTTCACTTACAGGTAATAACAGTTACACGGTATCATACCTGGTTTACGCCGATAAGATTAAAGACGAAGACCCGGTATTAAGCTGGACAAACGGCGAATCTGATCATCGCAGTGCTACTTTTGGTTTCGGCAGTAACCGCACGGCAGGTGCGGTACAGCATTTCGGTGTTTCCGACTTCCAATACAAAACTATGCCCAATGCCGGGAAATGGCACCAGGTGGTAGTTACGTTTGATGGCTCGTTTGAAAAACTGTTTGTTGATGGCGAGCTAAACAATAAAGAAAACAAGATGCTGTTTTTACAGCGTGCAGATAAGTTTATCATCGGCGCTAAAACAAACCGCTCGGCATATTTTTCGGGTGCTATCTCATCAATCAAAATTTATGACAGTGCATTGCCCGATAGCGTGATTAAGCAATCGGCCCTGCATCTTGCAAAGTCAGACGTTGTTGTTTACCTCGATGCCTCAAAACTTAATTACGGCCAGGTTCAAAAATGGGCAAACAACGGCGATGCGGGTGGCGCGTTCCAGCCTGCCGATGAAAAAGCACCCGAGGTGAACGATGTAGCCGGTAAAATAGCCGTTAATTTTAACGGGAAGCAATCTCTTGTATTTAATAATGACCTTACTGCGGCAATGAATAACAGGGGGGATTACAGTCTTGCCTTAAGTGTTTATCAAAGTACATCAACGCAAAATGGGGCGATCCTGAAATCGCAATCAATTGCCAGGTCTTTTATAACCGCCGGCAAATATTTAGGTGCCGGGCAATGGCACTATATCATTAAAACAGTAAGCGGGAGTATAACTAAACAATATGTGGATGGTGTGCTGGTGCCGACAGATGGAAAGGCCGTTAACCTTACCGGTAGTTTATTGCTGGGCGATGGTTTCAGGGGAGCAATAGGTAGTCTTGTGGTCTATAAACATAGTTTGTCACCGACTGAAGTTAAATTGTTGAGTCAGGGATGGAAACAGAATTATCACTCACCGGTTAACGGAGCCCTGACATTCAAATCCGCTCCGAAAGCCATAACGCCCACTATGGTGGATATGCAGGCACCGGAATATACTTCGGTAAAGTCAAATCTTCAGTATGATTTTATCAATGAGGTTGATTGCAATAAATCAAGCGGCTGGCAGGCAGATCCGCATTATATCAGTTATGGGCTTACAGCCGATAAAAATTATAGCTACTCCTTTAAAGTGAAAGATAATCATGGCAATGTAAGTTCAAAAACAGCGGCGTTGCCGGTAAGTACATCATCGTCATCGTTCAATGTTATTACAGATGGGTTTACTGTAAATAAAGATTTCGTTGCTGATGGTACAGTCGGCACCATATGGAGCGGCTTGATTGGCGGGGGAGATAAACAGGAGGGTAAGGTCTTCGGCAGTGATAATGCGCTTACACTGGAATCAAAAGGCTCAAACTGGGATGGGAACTTGCCTTACGGCCCGTTTTTGTACAGTAACGTTTCGGGCGATTTTGTAGCCGAGGTAGAGGTAAGTGATGTAAGCGGCCTTAAAGAAAAAAAGGTTGCCGGAAACAGCGATATGGGCTTGATGGTACGGAAAGCCGGACAACCCGGTACTGAAGGCAGCGAAAACCTGATCCAGAACAGCATTTTCCCGGCCTGGAATTGCGGCAACATGCTCACCAATTTTAAAACCGGCGACCGGATGCAAACCAACACCCAAGCTGGCTGGAATTATAATCGCCACCTCCAGATCCAAAAATCGGGCGATCTGTTTTACATCAGGAGCAGCAGCGATGGCATTCATTGGGCTGACCTGCCCGGAAGCCCGGTGGTACGCCCTGATTTAAATGGCAGTGAATTGCAAATAGGGCTTTACCACAGCACTTATGGTCCGCACCGTTCATATGTTAAATTCTCCAATTTTAAACTCATCACCAGGAAATAA